One Pseudoliparis swirei isolate HS2019 ecotype Mariana Trench chromosome 4, NWPU_hadal_v1, whole genome shotgun sequence genomic window carries:
- the mthfs gene encoding 5,10-methenyltetrahydrofolate synthetase (5-formyltetrahydrofolate cyclo-ligase) → MATLRTAKQALRKEIKRRVAALSDEEKQRQSLVLSRQLFRHPKYLSCKRIAVFLSMDDEVRTEEIIKDAFKLGKSCFIPRYESSSSHMDMLQLNSLQDMETLPLTSWNIRQPAEDDHREEALATGGLDLILMPGLGFDQLGRRLGRGKGFYDTYLERCIRHSKGKPYTIALAFKEQLCEEIPVDDNDVLIDEVLYEADE, encoded by the exons ATGGCCACCTTGCGGACAGCAAAGCAAGCGCtgagaaaagaaataaagcGAAGGGTTGCAGCGTTGAGTGACGAGGAGAAACAACGACAGTCTCTCGTCCTCTCACGGCAG CTGTTCAGACATCCCAAGTATCTGTCCTGTAAGAGGATTGCTGTGTTTCTCAGCATGGACGATGAGGTGCGCACCGAAGAAATCATCAAAGACGCATTTAAATTAGGTAAAAGCTGCTTCATTCCAAGAtatgagagcagcagcagccacatgGACATGCTGCAGCTCAACAGTCTTCAGGACATGGAGACGCTGCCTCTGACATCATGGAACATCAGACAGCCTGCTGAAGATGACCACAGAGAGGAAGCACTGGCTACAG GCGGTCTGGACCTGATCTTGATGCCAGGCCTGGGCTTTGACCAGTTGGGGAGACGTTTGGGAAGAGGGAAGGGCTTCTATGACACCTACTTGGAGCGCTGCATCCGACACTCCAAGGGAAAGCCCTACACCATCGCCTTGGCCTTCAAAGAGCAGCTGTGTGAGGAGATCCCTGTCGACGACAACGACGTGCTCATCGATGAAGTCCTGTACGAGGCGGACGAGTAG
- the lins1 gene encoding protein Lines homolog 1 isoform X1, with amino-acid sequence MDLMSHLMDHFQTEDQIISHLAAKTASTCVCYQLQQSDTISPVWQQKCEQAFYSSALGPELDACLWSLTEILKRLLKGAHQDFFGKLLAALDSSLSALCSTFLPGERKEGTRCVVDLSSCRRWGTASCLLLDLLEVLTASSVIRGGVVCLESQRITHVRSPALLATVSGSAQYFVKKRALLLLKRAVLQKAGEDWALGDAPPAGPRHEHFHADANALAQSVLTAVAADWLQNVEVGSASFFGGTRRVEGEDGQTPDCVMLRAVSLLLLKSLELHIQSAGATGVGGATEVYGYLHRLWGFLRRCGVQLTEVSHRCCWVSLLFGDQDDDMMEAAKALFSIFMQHRRCSGLDDSAVLEAACSSGCNPHCHFLLLLQSISFDHSILLDFLISTETCFLEYFVRYLKYLRADWRGFAAACGRIGLPGGHRSAQQSLTGGDALKVTCTGEPDGVEVGSRVQLTGVIPPVGTIRPAAGFHLVDYDSSDQSDPESMEVSPEEPGPSVCETSRFCALDVKQKMSGSPMSIGQRQYESSASKPLATRERRREGSSPSSCPTMSGRPPCKTLARAVLCVSELREVVARLQTKKLFPYNPSSLLKLLAQVENCSKQSHLVLFKKDI; translated from the exons ATGGATCTCATGTCACATCTT ATGGACCACTTCCAGACGGAGGACCAGATCATCTCTCATCTAGCTGCAAAGACTGCCTCAACCTGTGTTTGCTATCAGCTCCAGCAGTCT GATACAATCAGTCCTGTCTGGCAGCAGAAGTGTGAGCAGGCGTTTTACAGCTCGGCCCTCGGTCCGGAATTAGATGCTTGTCTGTGGtcactgactgaaatcctgAAAAGACTTCTTAAAGGAGCTCATCAAG ACTTCTTTGGGAAACTTCTGGCCGCTCTTGACTCCAGCCTGTCGGCTTTATGCTCAACGTTTCTCcccggagagagaaaagagggaacaCGCTGTGTGGTGGATCTCAGCAGCTGCAGACGCTGGGGAACCGCCTCGTGCCTCCTGCTGGACCTGCTGGAGGTGCTGACCGCGTCCAGTGTGATACGTGGAGGTGTCGTCTGTCTGGAGAGTCAGAGGATAACCCACGTTCGCTCCCCGGCCCTGCTGGCGACGGTCAGCGGCTCGGCACAGTATTTTGTCAAGAAGCGAGCGCTTCTGCTCCTGAAGAGAGCCGTGCTGCAGAAGGCGGGAGAGGACTGGGCTTTAGGAGACGCGCCGCCCGCCGGGCCGAGACACGAGCACTTCCACGCCGACGCTAACGCGCTGGCTCAAAGTGTGCTGACGGCGGTGGCTGCCGATTGGCTGCAGAATGTCGAAGTGGGGTCTGCGTCTTTCTTTGGGGGGACCAGGCGTGTCGAAGGCGAGGACGGCCAGACACCCGACTGTGTGATGCTGAGAGCCGTCAGCCTGCTTCTCCTCAAGTCCCTGGAGCTTCACATCCAATCGGCcggggcaacag GAGTGGGCGGTGCCACAGAGGTCTACGGGTATCTGCACCGTCTGTGGGGCTTCCTGAGGCGGTGCGGTGTCCAGCTGACGGAGGTCAGTCACCGCTGCtgctgggtcagcctgctgttTGGCGACCAGGACGACGACATGATGGAGGCAGCCAAAGCTTTGTTTTCCATCTTCATGCAGCACAG ACGGTGTTCCGGCTTGGATGACTCTGCCGTGTTGGAGGCGGCGTGTTCCTCTGGCTGTAACCCTCACTGccacttcctgctgctgcttcagAGCATCTCCTTCGATCACAGCATCCTCCTCGACTTCCTGATCTCCACCGAAACCTGCTTTCTAGAGTACTTTGTGCGGTACCTCAAGTACCTCAGAGCTGACTGGCGGGGCTTCGCCGCAGCATGCGGAAGAATCGGCTTGCCAGGCGGTCATCGGTCAGCACAGCAGTCACTAACCGGTGGTGACGCGTTGAAGGTGACCTGTACAGGCGAGCCCGATGGAGTCGAAGTCGGCTCCCGTGTCCAGCTCACAGGTGTTATTCCCCCGGTGGGAACCATCCGTCCGGCTGCTGGGTTTCACCTCGTCGACTACGATAGCTCTGACCAGTCTGATCCAGAGAGCATGGAGGTTTCTCCGGAGGAACCAGGACCGTCTGTATGTGAGACGAGTAGATTTTGTGCCTTGGATGTGAAACAAAAGATGAGTGGATCACCGATGTCCATCGGGCAGCGACAATACGAGTCGTCGGCCTCTAAACCTTTGGCCACACGGGAAAGAAGACGGGAAGGGTCTTCACCGTCTTCATGTCCAACCATGTCGGGACGGCCGCCCTGTAAAACATTAGCCAGAGCAgtgctctgtgtgtcagagctcCGAGAGGTGGTGGCGAGGCTGCAGACGAAGAAGCTCTTTCCATACAACCCTTCCTCGCTCTTAAAGCTCCTCGCACAAGTAGAGAACTGTTCCAAGCAATCACATCTGGTACTTTTCAAGAAAGATATATGA
- the lins1 gene encoding protein Lines homolog 1 isoform X2 translates to MDHFQTEDQIISHLAAKTASTCVCYQLQQSDTISPVWQQKCEQAFYSSALGPELDACLWSLTEILKRLLKGAHQDFFGKLLAALDSSLSALCSTFLPGERKEGTRCVVDLSSCRRWGTASCLLLDLLEVLTASSVIRGGVVCLESQRITHVRSPALLATVSGSAQYFVKKRALLLLKRAVLQKAGEDWALGDAPPAGPRHEHFHADANALAQSVLTAVAADWLQNVEVGSASFFGGTRRVEGEDGQTPDCVMLRAVSLLLLKSLELHIQSAGATAGVGGATEVYGYLHRLWGFLRRCGVQLTEVSHRCCWVSLLFGDQDDDMMEAAKALFSIFMQHRRCSGLDDSAVLEAACSSGCNPHCHFLLLLQSISFDHSILLDFLISTETCFLEYFVRYLKYLRADWRGFAAACGRIGLPGGHRSAQQSLTGGDALKVTCTGEPDGVEVGSRVQLTGVIPPVGTIRPAAGFHLVDYDSSDQSDPESMEVSPEEPGPSVCETSRFCALDVKQKMSGSPMSIGQRQYESSASKPLATRERRREGSSPSSCPTMSGRPPCKTLARAVLCVSELREVVARLQTKKLFPYNPSSLLKLLAQVENCSKQSHLVLFKKDI, encoded by the exons ATGGACCACTTCCAGACGGAGGACCAGATCATCTCTCATCTAGCTGCAAAGACTGCCTCAACCTGTGTTTGCTATCAGCTCCAGCAGTCT GATACAATCAGTCCTGTCTGGCAGCAGAAGTGTGAGCAGGCGTTTTACAGCTCGGCCCTCGGTCCGGAATTAGATGCTTGTCTGTGGtcactgactgaaatcctgAAAAGACTTCTTAAAGGAGCTCATCAAG ACTTCTTTGGGAAACTTCTGGCCGCTCTTGACTCCAGCCTGTCGGCTTTATGCTCAACGTTTCTCcccggagagagaaaagagggaacaCGCTGTGTGGTGGATCTCAGCAGCTGCAGACGCTGGGGAACCGCCTCGTGCCTCCTGCTGGACCTGCTGGAGGTGCTGACCGCGTCCAGTGTGATACGTGGAGGTGTCGTCTGTCTGGAGAGTCAGAGGATAACCCACGTTCGCTCCCCGGCCCTGCTGGCGACGGTCAGCGGCTCGGCACAGTATTTTGTCAAGAAGCGAGCGCTTCTGCTCCTGAAGAGAGCCGTGCTGCAGAAGGCGGGAGAGGACTGGGCTTTAGGAGACGCGCCGCCCGCCGGGCCGAGACACGAGCACTTCCACGCCGACGCTAACGCGCTGGCTCAAAGTGTGCTGACGGCGGTGGCTGCCGATTGGCTGCAGAATGTCGAAGTGGGGTCTGCGTCTTTCTTTGGGGGGACCAGGCGTGTCGAAGGCGAGGACGGCCAGACACCCGACTGTGTGATGCTGAGAGCCGTCAGCCTGCTTCTCCTCAAGTCCCTGGAGCTTCACATCCAATCGGCcggggcaacag CAGGAGTGGGCGGTGCCACAGAGGTCTACGGGTATCTGCACCGTCTGTGGGGCTTCCTGAGGCGGTGCGGTGTCCAGCTGACGGAGGTCAGTCACCGCTGCtgctgggtcagcctgctgttTGGCGACCAGGACGACGACATGATGGAGGCAGCCAAAGCTTTGTTTTCCATCTTCATGCAGCACAG ACGGTGTTCCGGCTTGGATGACTCTGCCGTGTTGGAGGCGGCGTGTTCCTCTGGCTGTAACCCTCACTGccacttcctgctgctgcttcagAGCATCTCCTTCGATCACAGCATCCTCCTCGACTTCCTGATCTCCACCGAAACCTGCTTTCTAGAGTACTTTGTGCGGTACCTCAAGTACCTCAGAGCTGACTGGCGGGGCTTCGCCGCAGCATGCGGAAGAATCGGCTTGCCAGGCGGTCATCGGTCAGCACAGCAGTCACTAACCGGTGGTGACGCGTTGAAGGTGACCTGTACAGGCGAGCCCGATGGAGTCGAAGTCGGCTCCCGTGTCCAGCTCACAGGTGTTATTCCCCCGGTGGGAACCATCCGTCCGGCTGCTGGGTTTCACCTCGTCGACTACGATAGCTCTGACCAGTCTGATCCAGAGAGCATGGAGGTTTCTCCGGAGGAACCAGGACCGTCTGTATGTGAGACGAGTAGATTTTGTGCCTTGGATGTGAAACAAAAGATGAGTGGATCACCGATGTCCATCGGGCAGCGACAATACGAGTCGTCGGCCTCTAAACCTTTGGCCACACGGGAAAGAAGACGGGAAGGGTCTTCACCGTCTTCATGTCCAACCATGTCGGGACGGCCGCCCTGTAAAACATTAGCCAGAGCAgtgctctgtgtgtcagagctcCGAGAGGTGGTGGCGAGGCTGCAGACGAAGAAGCTCTTTCCATACAACCCTTCCTCGCTCTTAAAGCTCCTCGCACAAGTAGAGAACTGTTCCAAGCAATCACATCTGGTACTTTTCAAGAAAGATATATGA